The following are encoded in a window of Candidatus Binataceae bacterium genomic DNA:
- a CDS encoding DUF992 domain-containing protein, whose amino-acid sequence MSKRAGLVVVASLLLAAATSSPARGQGLTTKTGLLTCHVARGFGWIVGSSRTAQCEYHPAGGNIEKYSGTISKIGIDIGYLAPIVLVWAVVAPSSVPSSGALAGNYFGGTAQAAFGIGAGVNVLLGGFDKSIALQPVSIEGDTGLYLGFGIAALSLTFEEQDPNL is encoded by the coding sequence ATGAGCAAGAGAGCGGGGTTGGTGGTAGTGGCGAGTTTGCTGTTGGCCGCGGCGACTTCAAGCCCGGCGCGGGGGCAGGGTCTCACCACCAAGACCGGGCTTCTGACCTGCCACGTGGCGCGGGGTTTCGGATGGATCGTGGGCTCATCACGGACGGCGCAATGTGAGTATCACCCCGCCGGGGGTAACATCGAAAAGTATTCCGGCACCATCTCAAAGATCGGAATCGACATCGGCTATCTGGCTCCCATCGTTTTGGTGTGGGCGGTGGTCGCGCCGAGCAGCGTACCGAGCTCCGGAGCCCTCGCCGGCAACTATTTCGGGGGCACCGCGCAGGCGGCGTTTGGAATCGGAGCGGGAGTAAATGTGCTGCTCGGAGGATTTGACAAGTCGATTGCCTTGCAGCCAGTAAGCATCGAGGGCGACACCGGTCTTTACCTTGGCTTTGGTATCGCCGCGCTGAGCCTCACGTTCGAAGAGCAAGACCCCAACCTATAG
- a CDS encoding MaoC/PaaZ C-terminal domain-containing protein, whose amino-acid sequence MEAKFFDDWKVGETLETMGRTIGEAEIAQFVGLGGFFEELFIDREYMAKSGPYPARIAPGAMTFALSEGLIILTGCIHRVGLALLSVEKMSFQRPLMAGDTIHVRVSVVDAAQTSKPDRGIVTFAHSVINQRGEEIMACTVKRMLRRRST is encoded by the coding sequence ATGGAAGCGAAGTTCTTTGATGACTGGAAGGTGGGCGAGACGCTCGAGACTATGGGGCGCACCATCGGTGAGGCCGAGATAGCGCAGTTCGTGGGACTTGGCGGGTTCTTCGAGGAGCTCTTCATCGACCGTGAGTACATGGCCAAGTCGGGCCCCTATCCGGCGCGTATCGCGCCGGGAGCGATGACCTTCGCGCTCTCGGAGGGATTGATCATCCTGACCGGATGCATTCATCGGGTCGGGCTCGCGTTGCTGTCAGTCGAGAAGATGAGCTTCCAGCGGCCGCTGATGGCCGGTGACACGATCCATGTTCGGGTCAGCGTCGTCGACGCGGCGCAGACCAGCAAACCGGACCGGGGTATCGTGACGTTCGCGCATTCGGTGATAAATCAGCGGGGCGAGGAGATCATGGCGTGCACGGTAAAGCGCATGCTGCGCCGGCGATCAACGTGA
- a CDS encoding carotenoid oxygenase family protein, producing MSATGEGIMFKVEREIPNRIAPTENLFLRGMFAPTSREITADNLQVEGEIPRDLFGIYLRNGPNPIFQPRDRYHWFDGDGMIHAIEFREGRATYRNRWITTEGFLAEQQAQRAIWPGLMDKPDRYVPRGAGSDGWLKDTANTDLIFHNGYALALWYQCGVPYKIEARTLQTLGIENFRGALKRTVSAHAKVDPVTGELLFFDYSTKPPLMTYNVVSASGELKHHIPIEVPGPRLPHDMAFTPHYSVLMDLPLFWDPDLLARGIHKVSYFPHLPSRFAIVPRYGDAGEVRWFETSPCYIYHVVNAWEDGDEIVMDACRVIGPEPKSARGEGELARMRAFLRLEAELYRWRFNLATGVAREERLDDQRTEWPTIHRGKMGRRTRYAYSSLVPHFEGLVKYDLERNTSERYLFGPGRAANECPFAPRLGAADEDDGYLVAFVSDANGGDQGEVVILNAKDIAAGPIGRLKIPQRVPVGFHALWIPGEQLPA from the coding sequence TTGAGCGCGACGGGCGAGGGCATCATGTTCAAAGTCGAGCGCGAAATCCCGAACCGGATCGCTCCTACCGAAAACCTTTTCCTACGCGGCATGTTTGCTCCTACCTCGCGCGAAATCACCGCAGACAATCTCCAAGTCGAGGGCGAGATTCCGCGGGACCTGTTTGGGATCTATCTGCGCAACGGGCCCAACCCGATTTTCCAGCCGCGCGACCGCTACCATTGGTTCGACGGCGACGGGATGATTCACGCGATCGAATTTCGCGAGGGCAGGGCGACCTACCGCAACCGGTGGATCACCACCGAGGGGTTCCTGGCCGAACAGCAAGCGCAGCGCGCGATTTGGCCGGGGCTGATGGACAAGCCGGATCGCTACGTGCCGCGGGGCGCGGGTTCCGACGGATGGCTCAAGGATACCGCGAACACCGATTTGATATTTCACAATGGTTACGCACTCGCGTTGTGGTACCAGTGCGGGGTGCCCTACAAGATCGAGGCGCGCACCCTGCAGACCCTCGGCATCGAAAACTTCCGCGGCGCCCTGAAGCGGACCGTGTCCGCACACGCCAAGGTCGACCCGGTCACCGGGGAACTGCTGTTTTTCGATTACTCGACCAAGCCGCCGCTGATGACCTACAACGTGGTGTCGGCCAGCGGTGAATTGAAACATCACATTCCCATCGAGGTGCCGGGTCCGCGATTGCCGCATGACATGGCATTCACGCCGCACTACTCGGTGTTGATGGATTTGCCGCTCTTCTGGGATCCCGACCTTCTCGCCCGCGGTATCCACAAAGTCAGCTATTTCCCCCACTTGCCAAGCCGCTTCGCGATCGTCCCGCGCTATGGAGACGCCGGGGAAGTCCGATGGTTCGAGACCTCGCCCTGCTACATTTACCACGTGGTCAACGCGTGGGAGGACGGCGACGAGATCGTGATGGATGCGTGCCGCGTCATCGGTCCCGAGCCCAAGAGTGCCAGGGGCGAAGGCGAGTTGGCGCGCATGCGAGCATTCCTGCGACTGGAAGCGGAGCTATATCGATGGCGCTTTAACCTCGCGACCGGCGTGGCCCGCGAAGAGCGTCTGGACGATCAGCGAACCGAATGGCCGACCATCCATCGCGGGAAAATGGGTCGACGGACGCGCTATGCGTATAGTTCTTTGGTTCCGCATTTTGAGGGACTGGTCAAGTACGACCTGGAGCGCAACACCAGCGAGAGGTACCTGTTTGGCCCCGGCCGTGCGGCTAACGAGTGCCCGTTCGCGCCTCGCCTGGGCGCAGCCGATGAAGACGACGGCTACCTCGTCGCCTTCGTTTCAGATGCGAACGGCGGCGATCAGGGCGAAGTGGTAATCCTCAACGCGAAGGACATCGCCGCAGGACCGATCGGACGACTCAAAATTCCGCAGCGTGTTCCAGTCGGGTTCCACGCCCTATGGATTCCCGGCGAGCAGCTGCCGGCCTAG